Proteins from one Cicer arietinum cultivar CDC Frontier isolate Library 1 chromosome 3, Cicar.CDCFrontier_v2.0, whole genome shotgun sequence genomic window:
- the LOC101490790 gene encoding protein S40-7-like → MDPTSSYHRRFPPSSDRLLAAFNSSPSSTAATTSFAEELNEAELFWSSDSSESENQRPPPPTPELNRHRSFDLTQDSGILAVLADSGRRRGESPVFRGKSPVSSSRMIPSFPRPRPNSEHMVQSVPSRKFQQSAPVKVPVMPPRRRNVDELAVVDDDDDDGDEMLLPPHELVARGSGVSPRTTFSVLEGVGRTLKGRDLRQVRNAVLRQTGFLD, encoded by the coding sequence ATGGACCCCACATCCTCCTATCACCGCCGTTTTCCACCCTCCTCCGACCGCTTACTCGCTGCTTTCAATTCCTCTCCTTCCTCCACCGCTGCCACCACCTCCTTCGCCGAAGAGCTCAACGAAGCCGAACTCTTTTGGTCATCCGATAGCTCCGAATCTGAAAATCAACGCCCACCGCCACCAACACCGGAGCTAAATCGACACCGTAGTTTCGATCTAACTCAAGACTCTGGAATCCTCGCCGTTTTAGCAGACTCCGGCCGCCGCCGCGGCGAATCACCAGTTTTTCGCGGCAAATCTCCCGTTTCATCTTCCAGGATGATTCCTTCATTTCCAAGGCCGAGACCTAACTCCGAACACATGGTTCAGTCTGTGCCTTCTAGAAAGTTCCAACAATCTGCTCCGGTGAAGGTTCCAGTTATGCCGCCAAGACGGCGGAACGTTGATGAGCTTGCGGTGGTGGACGACGACGACGACGACGGGGATGAGATGTTGTTGCCACCGCATGAACTCGTTGCTAGAGGTTCTGGAGTTTCGCCGAGAACAACGTTTTCGGTTTTGGAAGGGGTTGGGAGAACTCTTAAAGGGAGAGATCTGCGTCAGGTGCGAAACGCTGTTCTGCGCCAAACGGGCTTTCTCGATTAA